The following DNA comes from Candidatus Peregrinibacteria bacterium.
CCTTCAATTCCATCGACAATAAGTTCATTACCGGGGGATGCCAAAGTAAGAAGAGAAAGCCCTTGTGTTTCTCCACGCTGGAAAAGACCAGAACCGTGCGTTCGTGGAAGGATGCCAACTTCTGTAAAAAGTGGGCGAACTTCATCGACCTTTCGGTTATTAATACGGCGTTTTTCCTTGAGAACAGCATCTCGAATAATATCGGAAAAGATGCCACTAAAAAGCGAACCAAGCTGAGAAAGATCACGCTCTTCACCAAAATGAGCAATAGCCGCTTCTTTTGCCTCTACTTGAATTTCTGCTTTTCGAGCAAATCGCTGAAGCTTTCCTGGTGTTTCAAAAATGCATGCCTGCATTTTTTCGGTAAACCCTGCTTCAAGAAATTTTTTGAGCTCTAGGTCTTTTTCTATGGCAGGAATTTCTTGTTTTGTTTTTCCAATTTTCTGGGCAATTTCCGCAATAAATGCGGCAATTTTCATTCCCCATACTCGCCCAAACTCAATAGCTTCGAGCATTTTTTCTTCGGAGATTTCTTTAGCTCCCGCCTCAATCATCACGACATTGGTATCGGATGTAGCAACAACAAGATCAAGATCGGACAATGCTCTTTGCTCTGGAGTGGGATTTAAGACGAACTCCCCGTTAATAAGACCAACACGAACATTTGCCGAAGGACCATTCCAAGGAATATCAGAAATGGCAAGTGCCGCACTTGCGGCAATTCCCGAAAGAATATCGTGCTCATTTTCTCGATCGTATGAAAGCGGTATGAGCATCACTTGAATATCGTGTCGAATGTGCTTTGGAAAAAGCGGACGAATTTGGCGGTCGACCACACGCCCCATAAGAATTTTATCATCTGAAGGACGTGCTTCACGCTTGTTGAAGCGACTTGATTTCATAACACCAGCGGCATAGTACCGTTCTTGGTAATTGACCATAACGGGAAGAAAATCAATTCCTTCTCGAGGAGAAGAGCTCATTGTGGCAGTGGCAAGAACGTGAGTTCCGTCAATACTCGCAACGGCAGAGCCGTTCGCCATTTGCGCGAGCTTTCCGGTAGAAACCGAAAGTGTTTTCCCCTGAATATCTAGGGTAAAGACCTGATCTGACATGCAGATAAAGAAAGAGAAAAGAAGGTTGCCCTTCCTCTCTCTTTTTGGAATCGAAAGCGAGATCCTTTGAAACTTTAAGAGCACTCCTTAAAACCTCAAAAATCTTGCTATTCGACACCCCTCATAAAGACAAAAGAAGAGACATACCTATTTTTGCACAAACAAGGAGGAGAGGGAAATGCTTTTTGGAAAAAAATGGCATCACAAAAGATCTGACCTAAAATGAACATTTTTGAAACATTTTAAGAACGAAAGAGAAAAAAGTTGAAAAATAGAAAAAACTCCAAAAGTGATATTTTAGGTAAGCAAATAGAGAACTTTTAAAAAACGTATTTTTTTGCGATACTTATATGTGATTTTTTCCTTTTAAATGTCTGCTATCACCTTTGTCGAAACCCCACTTGCTCCACGAGCTGTTGGACCATATTCTCAAGCAGCAGTATACCGAAATATGCTCTTTGTCTCTGGACAAATTGGTCTTTTGCCCCAAGGAGGAGCACTTCCAGAAAATTTTTTAGATGAAGCAAAAAATGCGCTCTACAATCTAAAATCTATTACCGAAGCATCTGGAAGTCGTCTCGATAGAATTTTTAAAGTCACTGTTTTTCTCACAGATATGTCACTTTTTGATGATATGAATGGAATCTATCGGCGGTTTTTTCCCGATAATTACCCTGCGCGTGAGTGTGTTGCAGTAGCAGAGCTCCCAAAAGGCGCTCGAATAGAGATTTCTGCGCAGGGTTTTGTTCGAGAAGATATGTAAAGACTTATCGAGAGAGATACAATTTTTGCATAATATTACGATTGGGGCTCCTCGGGATTAGGCAGTTCTTTTTTTTCATCGTTACAGCAAGACTGAATTCTCTCCCTCCAAGCATTTATAACGGGATTGGGGAGCATATTGTAAGATCCATCATTATGCCGAAGACTCTCTTTTGAAGGTCTGTTCTCAGGAGCACCCATTTCAAGTTCGTATCCCATTGAAAATATTTGAAAAAGAAATTTCCACCACATTTTGATGGTGTGGCATTTTTTCTCAAAACGCTTGTTATTGTCAATTTTTTTCTAAAGCTCGTCTTCGTCTTCTGTAGCATCTTTTCGTATTTTTTTCATGCGTCGCTGAAGCGATTCCTGAAGTGCCATATATACTTTTTGTGTCACAATATCTCGTTCAAAAAAATCCTGAATAAACTGTTGTTCTAGCGCCAAACAATTTCGCTTCGTAAGATAAAATTTGTGTCCTTTCAAAAAATCTGAACAACGCTTTTCGAGTGAAAATTGTTTTTCTTGCGCATTTTTATGCCATTTTTGATATTGCTCTCGCACAATTTGAAGAATGTCCCCTTCAAGAAAAAGCCCATTTTCCTCAAGCTCCTCTAGATGCTTGAGAACATTCCAAGCAGAAATGCGTCGTGCTCGGTATCGTTCGTATTTTTGGATAATGCGATTTCGTTTCCATCGTCCAATCATTTTTCGAAAGAATGTGGTTTCTATGAAAAAACGAAAGACAGAGATAATTCGATTCTCTTCATCTTTGAGTCGATCGAGAAATGGAATTACAGACCTTCTTTTCTCTTGCTCAGTATTGAGGGTAATGCGCTCTTTTTGGCGTTCTGTACTCCGTATAAGTTCACCAAGGGTTTGCTCTGATATTTCTTCTGAAGAAAAAAGTTGATAAAACACTTTTCGCTCTACCCCAAGACAGTGTTTTTTCAAAATAGAAAGAAGTTCGTGTTCTGAGAATGTTTTCTTTTCTTGGAAAAGTCTTTTTATTTTTTTATTCGCCTTTGTTTCTGATTTCCGATACGTACTCGAAAGCTTATGATAGACATCTTCACTTACATAGCGCTTTCTGTAGATTTTTTTGAGATGATCGCGCATCGAATGCGACACGAGAACATGGCTCTCTTCAATCTCGAGAATATCAATCGGAGTAAAATTCATAAGTCCAAATTTTCGAAGTACCCACGAAATGGTTGTAGAATTAAAAATAAAATAGGCAATAATAACAGAAACTGTCATCGCCTGAAGAAGCTGGAGATCTTGATAATCACGAGGAATAAGAAGAAGCATTACTACAGCAAGCGCCCCACGAAGACCACCATGAGCAATAATAACTTGCCATGAAAAAGGGATGCGGTCTCTTTTTGTAAAAAGATTGATAAGCGAAAGTGCCGGAATAACCGAGAGAAAACGAGCAATAGTAACAATAATAACCGCCATAAAGGATGGGAACCAAAATTCAGAGGAAGAAGAAGTTGCAACGGCAATACCAATAAGAATAAAAACAAAAGAATTCACAATAAATGCCATGTGGTCCCAAAGAGATTCCATGGTCGCCAAGATACTCGGAGTAATTTTGTTACGACCGTAATTTCCAAGAATAACACCAGCCATTACCGTGGCAATAATTCCAGAAACGCCAATGTGTTCAGCAAAAAGAAAGGTGGAGTGCGCAAGAATGAGTGCGAATGTCATTTCTACATTTTGATTTTCTCGAACTTTTTCAATGGTCTTTGAGAAGAAAAACCCCATGAATACTCCGAAGAGCACTCCACCAAATACTTTAAAGAAAAAATCACCGATGCCGGTGTAAAAGGATTGAATTTCCGACTCTTGACCAACGCGCAAAAGGATAACGCCGAGAACAATTTTAAACAGCACAAGAGTCGTTCCGTCATTAAAAAGGCTCTCGCCCTCAACAATGGTTCGTAATCGCCGAGGCGCGCCAACTTCTTTAAACGTCCCAAGTACTGCCACCGGATCGGTTGCAGAGATGATAATTCCAAAAGCAATTGCTGTGAGCCAAGAAATACCAAAAAAAGAATGAAGTACAAAAGAAATAATTCCCGCGGAGACGAGAACAGAAAAAATAGAGAGAACACTAATAGCGACGAGATTTTGCTTGAGATAAGAAAAGCGGAGATTAAAGGAGGATTCAAAAACAAGAATGGGGAGAAAAATAAAAAAGACAATATCAGGAGAGAGGCGAAAATTCCCAATATGCTCCAAAAACTGGAGTGTAAAATCTTCCTGAGAAATACCTTGCAGATTCATAAGAAAATCTACCCCCCAGTTCCCAAAAAAAGAAATGAGCATTCCAAAGAGAACGAGGAGCATTGTAAACGGAATTCGAATCTTTCCGCTCATGAGATGAAGAACACCTCCTACAAAAAGGAATATAAGGAGGGAAAGCGCAGTAAAAAAGAAATCCTGATGGTCCATGGTAATTGTTTTGTCGAACTATTAATATCTTCTTTATAATTTTTTAGCAATTGCATATTACCATATTATCGAAAGAAAAGCTTCATTTTTTTGTGATAAAGTAAAGCAAATATTATTGCTCTTTTTTTTGTATTTTCTCACTCTTTCGTGGCACCTTGAGAATAGCTAATTTCTCTTTGTTTTTTATATGTCGATTTCTCAAGAGTTTCTTTTAGAACATGCCAATAGCACACTTTCTTCTCTAAAAATTAGTGGATACGAAAAAATAGCATCAGGAAAAGTGCGTGAGATATACCGTCATCACAATAAGAATATCCTCATTACCACAGATCGCCAGTCAGCATTTGATCGAATTCTTGCATCTATTCCATTTAAAGGACAAGTCCTCAATCGTCTTTCCGCATATTGGTTTGAGCAGACAAAGGACATTATTTCAAATCATCTTCTTGCTGTTCCAGATGCGTCTGTGGCAGTAGTGCGCCCTGTTTCTATTTTTCCAGTAGAATTTGTGGTTCGTGGATACATGACAGGCTCTACCGATACTTCTGTGTGGAAAAATTATGAAAAAGGAGTTCGAGAATACTGCGGGAATCATCTTCCAGAGGGCATGCAGAAAAACGAGCCATTTTTAGAGCCTATTATTACTCCCACAACAAAGTCAGAAAAACACGATATTCTTATTTCTCGTGAAGAGATTATCGCGCAAAAACTTATAACCGCCGAAGAATGGGAAGAAGTCTCTCAAGCGGCGTTTGCGCTTTTTACGCGAGGACAAAAAATGGTAAAAGAGAAAGGACTTCTCCTTGTGGATACAAAATTTGAATTTGGAAGAGATAAAAAAACAGGAGAAATTCTTTTGGCAGATGAAGTGCTCACGCCAGATAGTTCTCGCTATTGGTTTGCAGAAACATACGAAAGTTGTTTTTTTGCCGGAAAAGAGCCAGAGAGTTTTGATAAAGAGTTTTTACGCCTTTGGTTTACTGAGCGGTGCGACCCATACCATGATGAAATTCTCCCAGAAGCACCACCAGAACTTGTGGTAAAACTTGCTAAACTTTATATTACCGCTTTTGAGATGATTACCGGAGAAAATTTTACTCCAGAAGTCGGTGGATCGGAACGAATTCAAAAAAATCTGGACGAATATTTTGCGAACGCGGTATAGTTTAATCCGTCTTACAAAATAGGGGTGTAGCTCAGTTGGTAGAGCACCGGTCTCCAAAACCGGGTGTCACGGGTTCAAGTCCTGTCACCCCTGCCAAAAAACTTTTGATTCCAGACGCATATAATCCAAAAAAAATCTGTCTTCCCCATCTCAAATATGTCTTCATTTTTTGGAGAGACTTATTTCTGCAAAATTCTCCAGTAAAATTTTCTTGAGCAAGGCTTCTCCAGCTTTTCCCGATTTTTCGGGATGAAACTGCACTCCTAAAATATTTCCCTTTTGAACTGATGAACAAAAAATGTGTCCATTATAATTCGTAGTGGCAAAAATATTCTCTTTTTCTTTTGGGTCGCAGTAGTAGGAATGGACGAAATAGAAATCTTCATCCTTCTCAGCCTCCGTTGTTGTATCGGACAAAAAAGAAACCGTGTTCCAGCCCGTGTGGGGGATAATTCCTACTTTTCGATCATCAAATTGTCGAACAGTTCCCTGTAATATTCCTAAACATTCCGTTACTCCTTCTTCTGAAAAATCGAAGAGGAGTTGCATACCTACACAAATGGCAACAATTGGCTGAGAAGTTTTCTGCAAAAACGTGTCGAGTTTTCTCTCACGAAGTGATGCCATGCAAGAAGTGGCATGTCCGACTCCGGGAAAAAGAATTTTGTCTGCTTCTGCAAGTTTTTGCGGATCTGTGGAAATAAAAAAAGGGATACCAAGACGTGTGAGTGCATTTTCCACAGATTTGAGATTGCCGGCGGAGTATTCGAGAACACCAATCATATTTGGAAAATTATAGAACTCCTTTTGTCGAAGGAATTGCTGTTGAAGAACAATTCACAGCATCTTTCAGACAACGCGCAAAACCTTTAAAACCAGCCTCCACCATGTGATGAGTGTTTTCCCCAGAAAGTATTATGTGAAGAGTTATTTTTGCCGCATCAGCAAAACTCCGAAAAAAGTGAGAAACCATTTCTGTCGGAAAATCACCCACAAATTCACGAGAAAAATCTGCAGAAAAAA
Coding sequences within:
- a CDS encoding sodium:proton antiporter; protein product: MDHQDFFFTALSLLIFLFVGGVLHLMSGKIRIPFTMLLVLFGMLISFFGNWGVDFLMNLQGISQEDFTLQFLEHIGNFRLSPDIVFFIFLPILVFESSFNLRFSYLKQNLVAISVLSIFSVLVSAGIISFVLHSFFGISWLTAIAFGIIISATDPVAVLGTFKEVGAPRRLRTIVEGESLFNDGTTLVLFKIVLGVILLRVGQESEIQSFYTGIGDFFFKVFGGVLFGVFMGFFFSKTIEKVRENQNVEMTFALILAHSTFLFAEHIGVSGIIATVMAGVILGNYGRNKITPSILATMESLWDHMAFIVNSFVFILIGIAVATSSSSEFWFPSFMAVIIVTIARFLSVIPALSLINLFTKRDRIPFSWQVIIAHGGLRGALAVVMLLLIPRDYQDLQLLQAMTVSVIIAYFIFNSTTISWVLRKFGLMNFTPIDILEIEESHVLVSHSMRDHLKKIYRKRYVSEDVYHKLSSTYRKSETKANKKIKRLFQEKKTFSEHELLSILKKHCLGVERKVFYQLFSSEEISEQTLGELIRSTERQKERITLNTEQEKRRSVIPFLDRLKDEENRIISVFRFFIETTFFRKMIGRWKRNRIIQKYERYRARRISAWNVLKHLEELEENGLFLEGDILQIVREQYQKWHKNAQEKQFSLEKRCSDFLKGHKFYLTKRNCLALEQQFIQDFFERDIVTQKVYMALQESLQRRMKKIRKDATEDEDEL
- a CDS encoding phosphoribosylaminoimidazolesuccinocarboxamide synthase, which produces MSISQEFLLEHANSTLSSLKISGYEKIASGKVREIYRHHNKNILITTDRQSAFDRILASIPFKGQVLNRLSAYWFEQTKDIISNHLLAVPDASVAVVRPVSIFPVEFVVRGYMTGSTDTSVWKNYEKGVREYCGNHLPEGMQKNEPFLEPIITPTTKSEKHDILISREEIIAQKLITAEEWEEVSQAAFALFTRGQKMVKEKGLLLVDTKFEFGRDKKTGEILLADEVLTPDSSRYWFAETYESCFFAGKEPESFDKEFLRLWFTERCDPYHDEILPEAPPELVVKLAKLYITAFEMITGENFTPEVGGSERIQKNLDEYFANAV
- the pnp gene encoding polyribonucleotide nucleotidyltransferase, with amino-acid sequence MSDQVFTLDIQGKTLSVSTGKLAQMANGSAVASIDGTHVLATATMSSSPREGIDFLPVMVNYQERYYAAGVMKSSRFNKREARPSDDKILMGRVVDRQIRPLFPKHIRHDIQVMLIPLSYDRENEHDILSGIAASAALAISDIPWNGPSANVRVGLINGEFVLNPTPEQRALSDLDLVVATSDTNVVMIEAGAKEISEEKMLEAIEFGRVWGMKIAAFIAEIAQKIGKTKQEIPAIEKDLELKKFLEAGFTEKMQACIFETPGKLQRFARKAEIQVEAKEAAIAHFGEERDLSQLGSLFSGIFSDIIRDAVLKEKRRINNRKVDEVRPLFTEVGILPRTHGSGLFQRGETQGLSLLTLASPGNELIVDGIEGEKKVRYLHHYNFPPFSVGECSNRLSTGNREIGHGALAEKALVPVLPDQKDFPYVMRVVTEILQSNGSSSMAATCGSTLALMDGGVPISAPVAGIAMGLMTDHETGAFQVLSDIQDEEDFGGDMDFKVAGTEKGITAIQMDIKIIGISQEIFATALKQAHKGRLQILEKMLESISTPRKDISPYAPRLLVFKINPIKIREVIGKGGEMINKIIDATGVEMNIEDDGTIIIASANEEKALEAKRMVDEITAEPEVGKTYDGKVVRVEDYGAFVEIMKGTQGLVHVSLISNERVDRVADHLKVGQLVRVKLTQIDEVGRLRLSMKDAENK
- the hisH gene encoding imidazole glycerol phosphate synthase subunit HisH: MIGVLEYSAGNLKSVENALTRLGIPFFISTDPQKLAEADKILFPGVGHATSCMASLRERKLDTFLQKTSQPIVAICVGMQLLFDFSEEGVTECLGILQGTVRQFDDRKVGIIPHTGWNTVSFLSDTTTEAEKDEDFYFVHSYYCDPKEKENIFATTNYNGHIFCSSVQKGNILGVQFHPEKSGKAGEALLKKILLENFAEISLSKK